From Carassius auratus strain Wakin chromosome 9, ASM336829v1, whole genome shotgun sequence:
GCactaaattgcatatttttgctcattttgggcttcttaataaatatttatttttattttattttgtattttttttactcctCGAGTTTAAGCTCTAAATTCTCCTATATCATACTGTATGATATATTATGAaccataaaactgaaataaaaaaacaaaacaaaacaaaacatcagtcccataatatatatatatatatatatatatatatatatatatatatatatatatatatatatatatatatatagtgatttttctattatttacagggttattaatataaaaaatctgCTTGTCTTCTATTTTGTCATTCAGCTCTTTGAGTCTCTAcggatattttttataattgagtATGAAGCATGAAGCATGAAGTATTAATCCACCTGAATATTTTCCCCCAGCACAACAAAGACATGTCTCCTGTCTGAAAACATTCCTGACGTTCCATCTTTCTCTGACTAAGCTCATTTTACTGTCCGTGTGGGTTTTAGGACCCGTTCGTGATGTTTGGCAGCGGTCCGAGTTGTTTCACAGGACAAAAACAACAGTCCACTCATCGAAACCATAATGATATGCTGTATTCAAGCACTCGGTGTGTCCGGTGTGAGCAGGATGAAGCTATTTCAAGCTCATCTGCaactttataaaaatatgaagGCATACCAGactaaagaaaacacttttttccTGTTTTGTGTCTAGTTTGCTGGCGTTGAGGGACTGAGCACCGCAGGGAGAGGAAGTGCCATGAAGACCTCTATATGTGGAGAAAACACTGGTGTCAAGAGCTGTCTGGGAATGTCCCAGTAGGAACACTGACCTCCAAACCTAATGATTTCACCTCCTGACCCTGAAAAACCAGGTGCAGAAATACTTTACACGCACTGGTCTCTTATAAAGTGCTCTTTAGTGCTTTTGCCTGATGAGGTGAGTGACTTCAGAGTCCATCAGTGAGAAAATAAGGGATCTTATTGGCATTTATGGTTCCAGAACCTGTATAGAACTTTTCAACTGCACAAAAGGGTCTTTAGtggaaaaaatgttttagaaaaaggTTTCAAAGGATGTCAATTGATTAAAATGTTTTCCTAAGAAAAacaactaagaaaaaaaagttattttattgaaatgtttcttCTGTTGCATCGCTTCTTttggaaactattttttttttaaatggaatttgtGGGATATAAAGgcagaattgcaagtttaaatctctcaattctgacttcatttcttcatgaagtcagaattgtaagatattaaCTCccagttgagagaaaaaaaaagtcagaattgtgaaataaaaagtcacaattaacttttattttattatttagttgcGGAAACATTGCACAAAGCATGTGTGGAAATGTTTCAACCATGTATGTCACACACAACTGTGCTGAAGAAGGTCGGCCAGTCAGCAGCCCTGGAGCTGAGCTATAAACCAGAGAAACAATCCACCCAAAGTGCTCCTCCTGCTGGGGGCAGACTGCTCAGTGACGGCTTCATCATTTACCCCTGAAACACACCTCACAAAACATGTTTTGATTCTAAATGTTTATTAGGAAAAAGCTCCTCATGATGAGAGGTGTGGTAGACTTTCCAAGCACATCATCGGGAGACTTTTAAGAAGGAAGTGTGTGACTTGGGACCGGAAGCAACTACCCAGCACACTCTAGCAATCGAGATTTAGCATTTCCCTAACAAAAGCAACTTGCTATTACCATTCAAAAACCCCTTAGCAACCACAGAGCAATGTACTGGCAAACACTAACAACGTCAGAGTTTCATGGCAATACATTTTGCACATACAGGCATCACTGAGAATCTAGTTAGTACTCTAGCTGTCTCTAGTCCTCTGATGATTAATTTGTTCAATTTGTGCCTCGATATGGTGAAAGGTGCTTTCTATCATTATTTCTAAAAAATTATGAATGTTGTTAAAAACATTAACTAAACTAGATACAGTAAGAGTATACTGTAGTAGAAGACCATCAAGAGGTGAAACGCAGATGCTTTTTTAATTAACAGCCACTAGGTGGCGCTTCGGTAGCAAGGAGTGAAAATCACCgccattttggggtgaaaattcagaatcagaatcggaAAAGCTGTATTAGTAAGTATATTTACACAAACAAGGAATTTGACTTGACCACAGGAGCTTCCAGTGCAGAAGAAAGTACAGACATAGTGCAGACATACTTAGGAATAACATGGAATATATAAGAACAATGTAGTCATTGGTGTAGAGAGAAgtgcagtggggagagaacaaaGCCCTGAGGAACTCCACTGCTGATAGTGATAGTCCTGGATGTGAGTttctcactagctgctgcctgtttGTAAGGAAGACGGTGATCCACTTGTATTACAACTTAATAACAGCACAGATGCACAGAAACAGACAGAATAACAACGAAAGAGAGGCCAGAGAAGAATAAAAGAATGCAAGTTGGGCAGTCCACTGCAAAAACTATGAGTATGATAATAAAAATCTTGCCTTACATCGTTTCCCAAAAGACCCAGACAATTCACAAAAAggtaaaaatattgtgttttgaaGTGGGACCATAAGTTTGAGCATTATCTTACGCACCTGCTAACTTTAATTGTTTTTAGTctaaacttaattatttttagGAACTGCAGGTCCTAGCCATAGAGAccataataatgatttatatggATATGACACCAAGTAAGAATGCACTTATGCAAGTTTACACATTTACTGTTACTATTAGTTACTACCACTCCACTAGATCTGTACGTTTTGATCCCCCGGAACACACCACAAACATGATGATCTAGAACATGATGCATTGCTGTGTCtgtcataaataattaaaaaataattgttggaGACAGTGGCTGAAGGTTTTTAATACAGTCTTACTTTAATTGACTTTAATATAAGACAATACTGCAAAAACAGTTTATTGTCAAGCTGCTATATTCCTGTAACATTTATTGTACCTTTATTTAAAGACAAGTCCTTTGGAGACAGTCATTCTGTGCGCACACATCTGTGTATTTCTCCCTGTCGCCCTCTGGCCTGTAAGTGGCACTGATTCCCCCTCAACAACATGTCCACAAAAAGCAGCTCTTTTTATTAAAGACATGGATATTTTAACTAAATCTCAAATGGTAACTTCTTTGTCTTGCTAAGGTTCATTTCATAATCCgtattatacagtatatccaaAATACACACAACAAGCAAATAAAATGTCACAGCTTTGACATAATTTGACAAAGCTACAAAtgtattgtatattaaatattatttatctatttaaaattttctttcttttccttttcgtCTTACAATGTATTTCATGTAAACAAGTGCAGTAACCTTTGGGAGAAGTTGAAAGTTTAGGGGCAAATGAAAAAAGATGCCAAGGCTGGAATGGGTAAAATTACCCCCCAAAACCTGCTTAAAAGTCAACACCTCAGATTGTCTTATGAAAAGTGAGACAGAGACCTGTTTAGTTAATGTATTATGATTAAAGATTATAGAATAGATTATGGATTGGAAATAACATTAATGCATTACCCCTAATAAGCCAAGTTATGATTTTTCTGACTCTGTGTTACCTGAAAGCTTACTGTAgcatctgatattttttttttcagtaattatagtttatgttttagacattttgttatgtgattttgtcattaataaaaataacgaTTATGTTTAGcttcattttttatgttatttcagcagacaattattttaatagtagCCAGCCTAGTTATTGATAACAACACTGCTAcactaaaagtttatttttaagacaACAGTAAGAGACAGTGTGTAAGTCTTCTCTCTGGTGTGTTGCAGTAGTGGATCGCGGTAGAGGGGCAGTTGTCATGTCCCCACAGCGCCGCTAGTGGCTCTGTGAGTCCGCCGAGCTCTGAACTCTAAACTCCCGCAGATCTGTTCAATGAGAGAAGACGATAAAATAATATCGAAAGTACATTAGTGATCGCTTTGACGGTTCACCTCCTCAACCGGGAATAATATTCCTAAGCATAAGGAATTCCGATGAATATTCGGTGCAGTTGATGATCTGTGGCGTTTGTACAGTCTTGTCCGGAGTGAGACCCCGTAGAGGCTGAACCCACTGCAGGTAAGCGGACTCGATTACAGCTTTACCCGACTGATGTGCGCTCTAACCCCCTCACGGCGCTACTCGAACCCCGAGGCTTGGCCGTTACTGTAGGCCAATGTTTACATTGACTTAGAATGTATATTCAGCAAACCGTATCATGTTGTGATCACTAGTTATAATTAAACGGATGttgcaataattatattatttttaaagagatcaaattgtaaagttttataaaaaattaaactactATTATTGCTCAATCGGCTGTAGCGATCCGCTCCGTCGGCCTGTTTCAACCTGCCGCATTCGCCATTGTTTATAGCGACATTTACTGCGATTAACATGCACAAACTCCACGCatttaataaaatctaataacATAATTCGCACATGCATGcgcttatttttctatttttagcaTTTCAAATATGACATTAGCGCAGTATCACGTCAGTGTTTCTGTTTCCTGGgtttgtttttagcattttagctaacgAGTGTGGGATCAAAATAATGTGTGATATTGACAGTCAGGGGCTgaaactaaattttaaaatgataCTAATATAAATATTCTTTAATGTTGGCAAAAGTGTCAAAATACTGACTGAATATGtttgtatgtaatattttagGAGTTATTTAGCATATCGATTTGATGACAGCGATGTTTATTTAACGAAAATGATATTTTGTAAAGTATGAAGTCAATGAAAAGATTATTTAGATATCGTTGTAATATCTGCGGAAACGTTTAAGTTCATTAATCCAGTGTAATAACAAAACGTGGTAACTTATCATGCATATAACcttttacataaatttgctaatAATTTAGAGCAtgcaatataatattatattattttcaatgcattttactTATGCCTTTTTAATGACTCATCTCAAAACCACTTAATTTCTAACAGTGGTCTGAACAATTCTGATAATCATAATGCAGTTATGTCCAAACCAAGCTGAGGAGATCTTATTTCTGTCACTTGTTTCCTGTGATTGTTTTGGTTGCACAGGTCTCTATCTGTGTGTTGAGATCTTTGTAGTTAACCTATAACCACATCAACTAGCTGCGATTCTCAGTTTCATTTAGTTCAAATATTAAACCAGAGACACGAGATCACTATTATATTGTCATTGTCAGTTTTTTATTGCACGGTCATGATTAAAGCCTATAACATCTAATACAATagatattatataacattatgaatTAAGTGTGTTGTTTTTGTGGTGTAATGCACACTGTTTTCTGTCTCGATCAGCTGATGTTCTCAGGGACCCGAGTCACGTGATGTACGAAGGCAAACACATCCATTTCTCAGAGGTGGATAATAAGCCGCTGTGCTCCTACAGCCCCAAACTCTGCAAGCAGCGCAGGTTGAACGGATACGCCTTCTGCATTCGTCATGTTCTGGAGGACAAAACCGCTCCGTTTAAACAGTGCGAATATGTGGCCAAGTATAACAGTCAGCGATGCACCAACCCCATCCCCAAAGCAGAAGAACGGAGGTAAGACGTGAGGCCTACAGGGGGTCATGGTTTGCACACACTTAGTTGAGTGTTTAGTGTCAGGAATGAACAGGTGCTTTTtcagatctttttctttttttacatcacaCTTGTTTCTCTTAACGGTGAAGCCAAAGAGCAGTTACCCTTATCTGTGGGAAAATCACTGTACAACACTGCATGTTTCTTAGGAAATGTGACACTGTGGCAGTGTCAAACCACAATTTGCAGCGAACTCTATCGCTGtatgtttaatgtgcatttggTAATGCAACGTCAGTTACATCAGTTATGctttattttcacataattgcATAATTGGCATAATTTGCATTTGCATAATCTCCATTTTTGTGGATGGAGGTTTGCAAAGTTTGGCTAGATTTGTAATGAGAAGTGTCTGTGACAGACTGTTGTCACAAAATCTTAAAGGCTTCCCAGTTTTCTGCAAAAATAACAGCGAAGAAACTAATTACCTACTGTagtataaaataatgaataaacttattataaaacacttattttatagTACACTTATAATGCTATAATTTCCCTCGCCTTGTTTCAGAAAAAATACAATCTAATGATAATTTAGATACTGAtcaaatgttatataatatttgacattttttgtttcttgtgttATTGACAGTAGTGTTGAATCTCAGTATTTTTCAAGGTATTGTGTCAAAGTTAGAAAGTCCAGACTAATATACTACTTCAAGTAGTTCCTGAAGTAATAACTAGCTACTTACCTCaaacccattttttttattttattttgcacaaatCGTATATTATCATTTATTGTTGGTTTGCAGTTTCTGTTGTGTATAAATCAGAAAATCTCTTGTTTGACCCCAGGCTGCTGATGGCAGGAAATGCAATAAGAGCTTTGTCCTTTTTCTCCCTTCAAATTTACTAATGAGTAATTCATTAAAGGACAACGATTATTAAACAAAATTAGAATTTCTTATCTAATTCTCATCCTTATATGTGTGGATCTGTTCCTGGCCTAATAACCATATTTTACATTAAAGCCCTTGCGTTACAATGAAAATCAATGAAATAAAGCTCTAAAATTTGAGCTCTGCCAGTAGTAGTGTGGAGGCATTTGACAGTACATCTTAATTCATGATTAAAATGTGCTTTGTGATTTGAGCAGATGTTGTAACATGTACTGATACTTTGGCAGATACTGTAACAGCCACCTACAGGTGCTTGGCTTCATCCCTAAGAAGGAGCGTAAGAAGAAGCAGGATGCTCTGGAGGAGGTTCGTGCCCGCGCTCACGTGGAGTCTGTGGCTCTGAACATCACCGTTCCCTCTCTGGCTCTGAGAGACAATAATGGACTGGATGGGCTCCCTCCGTCTCCGCTCTGCTCCCGTCTGACTCCGATGCCTCTCTCGGACTCAGACATCCTCGACCCCTTTGCCTTCTATGAGGAGGACACGGACGGAGAGGAAAGCGTGGTGCAGAAGAGCTCCAGCAAGAGGAAGCTGCCCAGCAGGCCAGTGATTGGCCTGAGGGTGACCGCCCGGGACCCAGAGCACCGTCAGCCGGACATCGAGCACTTTAGCGCCGTCACTGAACCCTGCACACTTCCAAAATCCCCACAACCACCTCCACCACCGGCTCCACCTCCGCCTCAACCCTCGGCGAAGCTTGTCCAGTCCCCTGAACACACAGATCGGCCCGCTTATGCCCAGCATGGGGCAGTGCCGACTCTGCTATGCAAGCCAGCTCCACCTCAGACTGGGCCTTCTGTTTTGTCTGGTCTGCTCCCGTCAGCTGGGGTTCAGAACCAGTCTGTTAGCCGGAGACCTGTCCCTGCTGCGTCCCCTCGCCCAGCTGCTGCCCAGGACTGCCCACAGCCCCGAGCCGTGGCCATGCGGCCCACCGCCTTTACAGCACCCCCAGTCTGCCTGCTCAGACTGCAGCACCTCGTGCAGCTTTACACTCAGAGACAGAGTGAACACGGAGACCTGTTCCCACATCTTGGTACAACAAACTTGTTACAAATAAGCAGCACTGTTCTACGCTATGCAAAATGCACAAACTTAAAAACTAGGGATGCAAAGGGGCAAAAAAAAACTTAGTAGGAAACAGTaaggaaattatttattttattcagcaagaatgatattcaattgatgaaaagtgacattaaagatatTTATTAAGTTACAAAAAGCCAAATTCTGTTCAACTTTCCGTTTCCCACAGTATCCTAAAATAGAAATGAGAAATGCACTAAATTATCAAATGTTTCTTGACCAGCagaacatcatattagaatgatttctgaaggatcatgtgacactgaagactaaagagtaatgatgctgaaaaattcagctttgcgtcacagaaatatgttttaatacattttttaatacatttaaaaacatactaaattacaaaatggttgttttaaattgttgtaatatttaatattatatgtaaCCATGTGCAGTGTCCTTGATGTCTGatcatatatgcatgtgtgtttccATAGGGCTAGACTGGTCTGAGGACAGTACAGATGATGAAGAGGCAGAGGAGCTTGTTCCTTTATTGCCTCAGGCCTGGAGACTTCAGGAAAAAAGCTCCCGTCAAAGGTAAGAAATTCACTCCTCAATTAATGTACTCCAAGAGTATAGAtaaaaatatttgagagaaaaacaaGCATGTTCTTAtctaaaatgatttgttttgtttgtatgcaTCAGCTCCTCCAATGAAAAGCCAATTTCGAGACGGGCACGCCTGGCACAGCTATGTACATACCTACAGGAGAGGTATAAGCACCTGTGTCGACAGGACCGGGCAGCCACCCGTCACAGCAGATACCGATATGCCTTCCGGAAAGCTCTGCTCCACGCTGCAAGCAAAGACTCCGACTGCACTGCACAGCTCATTCAGAAACTCAGCAAGAGCTCACAGACCTCCCCCTGGTGTGTGTTGAACATGACCTGTTTGCAAAGATTGTGTGCATTTCAGGGCTGTGTGTCATTTTTAATATCTCTgtataaatgattacatttttttcagctcACACAAGTATGAAAGGACATTGTGTACGGGAACCACGAAGGGTCAAAGCTGCAGCAGCATAGCTTTGCCATTTTCACGTCACTGTTTTCAACGTATCCTTCAAGTAAAATGACCAGTTGTTAGTGGTTGGCCTAGTGATGAGACGATGAACTGTCAGTGTGAACAGCGGCCAAGTCGCAAGCAACACCTACAACAAAACAACAGTTGTCAGATGCCAGTGTGTTATGTTCTTGACAGCACGTTGACGCAGATATCCTGTTGAATCGCTCTCAGCAGCTGTTCTCCAGTTGCACGGCGCGGTTCGCTGATGGACAGCAGTGCTCCGTTCCTGTGTTTGACATCACTCACCAGACACCTCTTTGCGACGAGCATGCCAAGAAAATGGTGAGAAACCACACATCTTATGCTGATAACCTTAAAAGGGTTGTGTTTACTCCGTATGGAGTTGGTTGTAAGTTgtacacaaatgtgtgtgtggcaGGATAATTTTCTGCGTGGGGATGGCAACAGACGCAGTCAGCAGCTGCGGCGCCCACGTAAGAAGTCCAAGCCACCTGCACTGACGaagaaacacaaaaagaaaagaagacgAGGTCCACGCAGACCGCAGAAGCCCATTCCTCCCGCTGTGCCACAGGGCAACTTGCTAATGCCCTCCCTCTCACTGCCCACCCACCACGCTCATGTCAGGTGCATATCCTGCTTTCAAATGCATCACAGTCTTGCTTCACAAATGTTTCGTTGTTGCATTTCAAAATGTGTCCTTTTACACATCAGAAGTACCAATGTTGTAGTCAAGACTAGCTCATTGAGTCCCAATTCAAGTGCTTTATACTATACAgattgtcaaagcagctttacggtATTACAGAGGAAAATAGTATGTTGATAATCTAAGAGAACAATAGTAAACAGTACATTGTTCAGTTAAAATCATtccatcattgattcagtgatgtcatcatccatctCAGTTCAGTTCACTTCAAATAGTGTCAAGTAGCCAGAAATTAAGTGTcaccaactaaacaagccaaaggagccgttcacatatcgcgcctaaaaatgcCTCTGCCtgtgctaagcaaccatgacgtgctctctccatgaagacgcggaaatttcagcaaagcatagatggatttgcagcacaaaaaaactCTTCcactagctctgctactaaatttattttaaaatggcaatccatatacaactatgatcagctgttccttcatcttggctgtgctttcaacgttgttatgggaaaggatgaagctgattggttagttcttgtcacatggcacgcggtgcgcttgcggcattctcaaaagttgagatgtttttaactcaatgcggtgcggacgcgcctggaaaaacgggtgCGTCGCGACCgcgtcacttccattatgagcacgcataccgcgcgcctacattggaaataacgaacttgagcaatatgacgcaatatgtgaacggcctcaAAGGCGACGACAAGGAAACATAAACTCCATCGGTGATAGAagggaagaaataaaaaaaataaaaaacttgggagagaccaggctcagtcggggggccagtttTCCTCTGACCAGAAGAAACCTGCATGGTGTCTAACTCAAGACCCAAGTAGGTTGAGTCAAGTCAAGAATGAGACTAGAAGAGATTCTGAATGATCCATAAATAAGGAGTACCCAGTTCTGTTCCTGGAGATAAACCTTCTTACAAAAGTTCATCTCCGATTCGAAGACCATTTAATTaaggtacacttttttttttccaggagcAGTTGATAATTACAGATAATATAACAggtgtgctggagcagggttggaaTTGAACTCTGCAGGTAGGTACTGTATATCTTCAGGAACAGGACAGGGGACCCCTgagttgaaatgaaatgaaaaattctGTCTTGGCAGCACAGAGTAGATCATATGCACTATTTAACGAGGACCCCAAAATGTATCCACAGTATTATGCTGAGACCATGACAAGACCAAGAGCACGATAATATGGTCTTGAGACCAAGTCCAGTTTCGAATACTAACAAAACTGTCAAATAGATGTTGTATTGCAAGTGTTGTCACAAGGATACTGGAACAACCAGTAGAGTAAGACAACTACTGTCATCAAAGAGTAACAGTATCTTGCTGAGGAAGTTAGTTAATGTAAGACGATCTGTCAGTCTGAAATGCAACTTTTCTGGTTCACTGAAAGACATGTAGAGAAGGTTACAGCCACAGCAACAACACAAGAGGATCTGTGCTTGTAATGTGTTGCCCAAACATTCATATTCACGTACTTGTTAGAGCATGTTTCCgactttattcattttaagtcaAGCTGGCACTCACCCTGTCTGTCACTCCAGTAGGAGTCCATCGACCCCTGAACTCAGCGCAGATGAGCTTCCTGACGACATCACAAACGAAATGCCTGACATTCCCAATGATCTTGAGCTGAATCAGGAAGATTTCTCTGATGTGCTGCCCAGACTACCCGATGATCTTCAGGACTTTGACCTTTTTGAGGGTATGTTCACATCTGATTATATGACTACAAAATATGATAAAGAGTAGCCTCTTTTGATTTGGGCCAGCAAGAAATCACAAGGACTAGCATTTGCCAATCAACACTCAAGttttcttcaaaaaaatctaCTTGCCCATTGGTTGGTTTGCACTTTGTCTGAGTTGTCTTTGTGGATACAGGTAAGAATGGAGAGTTGTTGCCCACCACAGAGGAGGCAGAGGAGTTGGTCAGAGCCCTGCAGGCCATGGGGTCATATCCCGACTCCCTGGTGTGTTTGTCCTCAATGGGTGAACTGACCCCAGCAGATGGGGTAGACCACCGAACCATGGCTGTGTTCTCGGGATCAGGGGTCACAGCGACTAGCATTGGAGACCTTCTAAATGGCCGAATGACTTCGGAGACTTTTCCCAATCTAGAGCTGGAGGGAAACCTCCTCCATGCCCAGACAGACCATCATTTCCCAACATCCACTTCTCCCCAGCCAACTCAGAGCAGCACCACCACACCCTGTACAAATCCCAATGGTGGGTTAACAGAACGAACGTTTTCCCGAGCTCCCAAACCGGACTTGTCCCCACCAGGTAGTCATTACAGCAGCGAGCATGTGCCAACGCCCTACAGGGATCCCATCTCACCCCCACATGGTGCCTCTTATCAAACCGACCCGCCTCTCTTGCTGGAGGTGCCTTTGAGTGGAGCTCCTGGGCCACCGCGCACCTCCTGGAATAACCTCCCGCTTTCTCTCACAGACCCGGCACAGTTCGGTAACCTCCTCACTGCTGAAACTCACCTGCTCTCCACTGCTCTGTCCACCCCTCCCTCCATGTCCCATTCCACAATCCTGCAGCCCACCGCTGCTCTCTCCGCTCTACCCCAACCGGGCCTGACCGGCCTCACCTCACCATCATCCTCGCCCTCTTCACGGGATTTTCTCACCCACACCCAACCTAAACTACAGCTCCCACAGTTTAGCGCAGCCTTCGGCCACCAACTGGCTTCCCACAGTGGGATTCCCAAAGACCTGCAGCCTAGCCAtagctcaacagcgccacctacagGCTTTACCATCACTAGTGCCACTGCTGCCACTCCCCCGTTCCCTCAGAGCAACTGAGTCTGGTTAGAGAGACCACCCCATCtcacattttaaagggatagttcactcaaaaattaaaactTTCCTTATTAACTCACTCTCATGACTTCCGTTTGTCCTTGAAACATGAAAGGatatattttgaacaatgttcaCTCTCTGctcttaaaaaaattttttatgtagCAAACAAGTGCTGTCAATCTTCAAAAAGCACTCTTAATTTCTGCACATTTAAACTGGTGTATAACAATCGGTTATGACGTGACGATTACGATTGTTTAGCATTGTATTTGCATGGCATATTTGCCTGTTTACACACTGCAAGATTGAGTataggcctgttcacaccaagacaaatgttaagtaaacattttaatttgaatgaacgGTCGTTGATGCATATGTAACACAAATATTGTACACGCTCAGTGCTAATTTGGCACACATtaggcagtcgtggcctaatggatagagagttggacttgtaacccgaaggtcacgggttcaagtctcaggtccagtagggattgtaggtggggggagtaaataaccagtgctctctccaacttcaataccacgactgaggtgagaccatTGAGCAAGGCACCACACCACAAACAATCTAAGCTGTGTAAACAGGCCTT
This genomic window contains:
- the ino80da gene encoding INO80 complex subunit Da isoform X2, with amino-acid sequence MYEGKHIHFSEVDNKPLCSYSPKLCKQRRLNGYAFCIRHVLEDKTAPFKQCEYVAKYNSQRCTNPIPKAEERRYCNSHLQVLGFIPKKERKKKQDALEEVRARAHVESVALNITVPSLALRDNNGLDGLPPSPLCSRLTPMPLSDSDILDPFAFYEEDTDGEESVVQKSSSKRKLPSRPVIGLRVTARDPEHRQPDIEHFSAVTEPCTLPKSPQPPPPPAPPPPQPSAKLVQSPEHTDRPAYAQHGAVPTLLCKPAPPQTGPSVLSGLLPSAGVQNQSVSRRPVPAASPRPAAAQDCPQPRAVAMRPTAFTAPPVCLLRLQHLVQLYTQRQSEHGDLFPHLGLDWSEDSTDDEEAEELVPLLPQAWRLQEKSSRQSSSNEKPISRRARLAQLCTYLQERYKHLCRQDRAATRHSRYRYAFRKALLHAASKDSDCTAQLIQKLSKSSQTSPCSHKYERTLCTGTTKGQSCSSIALPFSRHCFQHILLNRSQQLFSSCTARFADGQQCSVPVFDITHQTPLCDEHAKKMDNFLRGDGNRRSQQLRRPRKKSKPPALTKKHKKKRRRGPRRPQKPIPPAVPQGNLLMPSLSLPTHHAHVRSPSTPELSADELPDDITNEMPDIPNDLELNQEDFSDVLPRLPDDLQDFDLFEGKNGELLPTTEEAEELVRALQAMGSYPDSLVCLSSMGELTPADGVDHRTMAVFSGSGVTATSIGDLLNGRMTSETFPNLELEGNLLHAQTDHHFPTSTSPQPTQSSTTTPCTNPNGGLTERTFSRAPKPDLSPPGSHYSSEHVPTPYRDPISPPHGASYQTDPPLLLEVPLSGAPGPPRTSWNNLPLSLTDPAQFGNLLTAETHLLSTALSTPPSMSHSTILQPTAALSALPQPGLTGLTSPSSSPSSRDFLTHTQPKLQLPQFSAAFGHQLASHSGIPKDLQPSHSSTAPPTGFTITSATAATPPFPQSN
- the ino80da gene encoding INO80 complex subunit Da isoform X1, which translates into the protein MYEGKHIHFSEVDNKPLCSYSPKLCKQRRLNGYAFCIRHVLEDKTAPFKQCEYVAKYNSQRCTNPIPKAEERRYCNSHLQVLGFIPKKERKKKQDALEEVRARAHVESVALNITVPSLALRDNNGLDGLPPSPLCSRLTPMPLSDSDILDPFAFYEEDTDGEESVVQKSSSKRKLPSRPVIGLRVTARDPEHRQPDIEHFSAVTEPCTLPKSPQPPPPPAPPPPQPSAKLVQSPEHTDRPAYAQHGAVPTLLCKPAPPQTGPSVLSGLLPSAGVQNQSVSRRPVPAASPRPAAAQDCPQPRAVAMRPTAFTAPPVCLLRLQHLVQLYTQRQSEHGDLFPHLGLDWSEDSTDDEEAEELVPLLPQAWRLQEKSSRQSSSNEKPISRRARLAQLCTYLQERYKHLCRQDRAATRHSRYRYAFRKALLHAASKDSDCTAQLIQKLSKSSQTSPCSHKYERTLCTGTTKGQSCSSIALPFSRHCFQHILLNRSQQLFSSCTARFADGQQCSVPVFDITHQTPLCDEHAKKMDNFLRGDGNRRSQQLRRPRKKSKPPALTKKHKKKRRRGPRRPQKPIPPAVPQGNLLMPSLSLPTHHAHVSRSPSTPELSADELPDDITNEMPDIPNDLELNQEDFSDVLPRLPDDLQDFDLFEGKNGELLPTTEEAEELVRALQAMGSYPDSLVCLSSMGELTPADGVDHRTMAVFSGSGVTATSIGDLLNGRMTSETFPNLELEGNLLHAQTDHHFPTSTSPQPTQSSTTTPCTNPNGGLTERTFSRAPKPDLSPPGSHYSSEHVPTPYRDPISPPHGASYQTDPPLLLEVPLSGAPGPPRTSWNNLPLSLTDPAQFGNLLTAETHLLSTALSTPPSMSHSTILQPTAALSALPQPGLTGLTSPSSSPSSRDFLTHTQPKLQLPQFSAAFGHQLASHSGIPKDLQPSHSSTAPPTGFTITSATAATPPFPQSN